A window from Triticum aestivum cultivar Chinese Spring chromosome 6D, IWGSC CS RefSeq v2.1, whole genome shotgun sequence encodes these proteins:
- the LOC123143482 gene encoding F-box/FBD/LRR-repeat protein At1g13570 has translation MSTGDIACLEHVMDCCLPASPVSPNAHLSAATSSTDGEDRISPLPDTLLRNVVSRLPVKDAARTGALSHRWRGLWRATPLALDDAHLLPSPVPAATLVSRVLASHPGPFRAVRIAEIPIDESNEVALLPEWLRHLADKGVEDLTLVNRPYSFDVPVQLPATLLRCGASLRRLYLGVWLFPFTTGLPRGPDVFPHLQDLGLCHGITEERDLDYVLSCSPKLETLALISNYGYPDRVRIGSRSLRCVLLWHSLADEVAAVSAPNLQRIIIYCTHPSEDGGVIRVRIGHAPQLAVLGYLDTATHELEIGNTIIKAGVTKVCPNTVVPSVKVLALKVRFRVPKEVRTLLCFLRCFPGVDTLHIMASDNDTDHYDDPGEVKPSDMLKSTFWQGVSPIKCVKSRVQKLVFDQFTGGTNQVEFLKLVLGGAVLLQKVIVLLAGPDSLSIREATSKLQPLASKRMWASKVSGRTSLEVRGRAAGQVWRYDEASDLSIGDPFIS, from the exons ATGTCGACGGGCGACATCGCCTGCCTCGAGCACGTCATGGACTGCTGCCTCCCGGCCTCCCCGGTCTCCCCCAACGCCCACctctccgccgccacctcctccaccgACGGTGAGGACCGCATCAGCCCACTCCCCGACACCCTCCTGCGCAACGTCGTCTCCCGCCTCCCCGTCAAGGACGCCGCCCGCACCGGTGCGCTCTCGCACCGCTGGCGCGGGCTCTGGCGCGCCACCCCGCTCGCCCTCGACGACGCCCACCTCCTCCCGTCCCCCGTCCCCGCCGCCACATTGGTGTCCCGCGTCCTCGCCTCCCACCCCGGCCCCTTCCGCGCCGTCCGCATCGCCGAGATCCCCATCGACGAGTCCAACGAGGTGGCGCTCCTCCCGGAGTGGCTCCGCCACCTCGCCGACAAGGGCGTGGAGGACCTCACCCTCGTCAACCGCCCCTACTCCTTCGACGTGCCCGTGCAGCTGCCTGCGACCCTCCTCCGCTGCGGCGCCTCGCTCCGCCGCCTCTACCTCGGCGTCTGGCTCTTCCCCTTCACCACCGGCCTCCCGCGCGGCCCCGACGTCTTCCCCCACCTCCAGGATCTCGGCCTCTGCCACGGCATCACGGAGGAGCGCGACCTCGACTACGTGCTCTCCTGCAGCCCCAAGCTGGAGACCCTGGCGCTCATCTCCAACTACGGCTACCCCGACCGCGTCCGCatcggcagccgcagcctccgctgCGTGCTGCTCTGGCATTCCTTGGCCGACGAGGTCGCTGCCGTGTCCGCCCCAAATCTGCAGCGCATCATTATCTACTGTACGCACCCCAGTGAGGATGGCGGGGTCATCAGGGTCAGGATCGGCCATGCTCCCCAGCTCGCCGTGCTCGGCTACTTGGACACGGCCACCCACGAGCTTGAGATCGGCAACACCATCATCAAG GCTGGGGTGACAAAGGTTTGCCCAAATACAGTGGTTCCAAGTGTGAAGGTGTTGGCTCTGAAGGTCCGTTTCAGAGTGCCCAAAGAAGTGAGAACTTTGCTGTGTTTCTTGAGATGCTTCCCTGGAGTAGATACCTTACACATCATGGCT TCCGACAACGACACCGACCACTACGATGACCCGGGTGAAGTCAAGCCCAGCGACATGCTCAAGTCCACATTCTGGCAGGGGGTCAGTCCGATCAAATGCGTGAAGTCGCGCGTCCAGAAGCTGGTGTTCGACCAGTTCACTGGGGGCACGAACCAGGTTGAGTTCCTGAAGCTGGTTCTTGGGGGAGCTGTGTTGCTGCAGAAGGTGATTGTCCTGCTGGCCGGCCCGGATTCTCTCTCCATTCGTGAGGCCACGAGCAAGCTGCAGCCGTTGGCTTCCAAGAGAATGTGGGCGAGTAAGGTCTCGGGCAGAACTTCCTTGGAGGTCCGTGGGCGCGCGGCAGGTCAGGTTTGGAGGTATGACGAAGCGTCTGATCTTTCTATCGGAGACCCGTTTATCTCTTAA